A single Verrucomicrobiia bacterium DNA region contains:
- a CDS encoding type II secretion system GspH family protein encodes MKPGFDLNSQARPDRHGFTLLELLIVIGIIAILAGLMLPGLAQAKARARRVQCQGNLRQIGLGVLMYANDAHNRMPQASSQELGGPQGIVPDTDPWLPARMFGGSLSADQRPLNSYLSNVKVFSSSCDRGEPLWWFDTAPYQAKATCYELYGSSYFYASGYNRMGGVIAPMGIAKFVGPEFSYHDFESRPLPLGESLTTSFYRQPSKKVVLGSIPIYRTMSGVVALSPRAQWYKSDPSQLWANAWFLDGHFEFVNVFAYGAGYAGVDTVPNEANPFY; translated from the coding sequence GTGAAACCCGGTTTTGATCTCAATTCTCAAGCGCGACCAGATCGTCATGGGTTTACGTTGCTGGAACTGCTGATCGTCATCGGCATCATTGCCATCCTCGCGGGATTGATGTTGCCCGGCTTGGCGCAAGCGAAAGCGCGGGCGAGGCGGGTGCAGTGTCAGGGCAACCTTCGCCAGATTGGTCTCGGGGTGCTGATGTATGCCAATGACGCGCACAATCGGATGCCGCAAGCCAGCTCGCAAGAATTGGGCGGCCCCCAAGGCATTGTGCCCGACACCGACCCCTGGTTACCGGCGCGCATGTTTGGAGGTTCGCTGAGCGCCGATCAGCGTCCGTTGAATTCCTACCTCTCGAACGTAAAGGTCTTCAGTTCCTCATGCGATCGTGGTGAGCCGTTATGGTGGTTCGATACCGCTCCGTATCAAGCCAAAGCCACCTGTTACGAACTTTACGGGAGCAGTTATTTTTATGCGTCCGGCTACAATCGCATGGGCGGCGTCATTGCGCCCATGGGCATTGCCAAATTTGTCGGCCCGGAATTTTCTTATCACGATTTCGAATCCCGCCCCCTGCCGTTGGGTGAATCGTTGACCACGAGTTTCTATCGGCAACCATCGAAAAAAGTGGTTCTGGGTAGCATTCCCATTTATCGCACCATGAGCGGGGTGGTTGCCCTCAGTCCTCGCGCCCAATGGTACAAATCCGATCCAAGTCAACTGTGGGCCAACGCCTGGTTTCTTGATGGCCACTTCGAGTTCGTCAACGTCTTCGCGTACGGCGCGGGCTATGCCGGTGTGGATACCGTGCCTAATGAAGCGAATCCCTTCTACTGA
- a CDS encoding nitroreductase family protein codes for MKVIEAIERRREITRFQPTVIPEATVQTLAHALHLSPAGNNSISREYIIMRDRRRLDLLAETTPYMAWLRAAPLGVVIVANPSVSKYWLQDATLAGGFLWLAAVEAGLGMAWGAVYHSEDAAESARREDHVRKALDIPANKRVVAILGLGYPAMEPGPKKLHPKSAVLHFECYPSAPVT; via the coding sequence ATGAAAGTCATTGAAGCCATTGAGCGACGACGCGAGATTACGCGTTTTCAGCCGACCGTTATTCCCGAGGCGACGGTACAAACGCTGGCGCACGCATTGCACTTGTCTCCAGCCGGCAACAACTCGATCTCGCGCGAATACATCATCATGCGCGATCGCCGCCGCTTGGACCTCTTGGCGGAAACCACCCCGTACATGGCTTGGTTGCGGGCGGCGCCGCTGGGCGTGGTGATCGTAGCCAATCCGAGCGTGAGCAAATACTGGCTGCAAGACGCCACGCTGGCGGGCGGCTTCCTCTGGCTGGCCGCGGTGGAAGCAGGTTTAGGGATGGCTTGGGGAGCGGTTTATCATTCCGAAGACGCCGCTGAATCCGCACGCCGCGAGGATCACGTGCGCAAAGCTCTGGATATTCCGGCCAACAAACGGGTGGTCGCCATTCTGGGCCTCGGTTATCCGGCGATGGAACCTGGGCCTAAAAAATTGCATCCCAAGAGCGCAGTGCTGCACTTCGAATGTTACCCGAGCGCGCCGGTGACATAA
- a CDS encoding hemerythrin domain-containing protein: MRRNPGPRLAASLEVMPLPQLCDRLETRQQVLLRCELARLEALIQAIIAKAERVSPQLRRLEKAFKVFRLRLIAHLRDEAQVVFPQARRPKGVASGKTASVQLLRRRAARWKQQHFEVDEAIAELRSLANEVAAAPAASGQSRVLRLALARFERLIHEQMYEENRFLFPRALTGRPA, translated from the coding sequence GTGCGACGGAATCCAGGCCCGCGCCTGGCGGCATCGCTGGAAGTGATGCCGCTGCCGCAGTTGTGTGATCGGCTCGAAACCCGACAGCAGGTTTTGTTGCGGTGTGAACTGGCGCGACTCGAAGCATTGATTCAAGCCATCATTGCCAAAGCGGAACGCGTGTCTCCGCAACTTCGACGGCTGGAAAAAGCGTTCAAGGTATTCCGATTGCGGTTGATTGCACACCTGCGCGACGAAGCGCAGGTCGTCTTTCCGCAAGCTCGGCGACCGAAAGGAGTGGCGTCCGGAAAAACCGCTTCAGTCCAATTGCTGCGCCGCCGTGCGGCACGTTGGAAGCAGCAGCATTTTGAGGTGGACGAGGCGATTGCTGAATTGCGAAGTCTCGCCAACGAGGTGGCTGCAGCGCCGGCGGCGAGCGGGCAGAGCCGCGTCTTGCGCCTGGCGCTCGCCCGGTTCGAGCGACTCATCCATGAGCAGATGTATGAGGAAAACCGGTTTCTCTTTCCACGCGCCCTGACCGGACGGCCCGCTTGA
- the ric gene encoding iron-sulfur cluster repair di-iron protein produces the protein MLNITAETTIGDIVRTAPATSRIFDSLKIDFCCGGKKSLADSCKERGLDVNTVVAMLAAIGQMDQATGTNVDGMTLTELCEHIQEAHHAYLREELSRLDFMTRKVLAVHGEHEPRLIELRKVFEGFNAEMTTHTDEEDESVFPAICELEVKEAGERTSKLNLAETLAKMEHEHDSAGEALEKFHDLTDNFTAPEWACNTFRALYDALKQLDGNMHQHIHKENNVLFPKARKKLAARPQPVPANA, from the coding sequence ATGCTAAATATTACTGCTGAAACTACGATTGGAGACATTGTTCGCACGGCGCCGGCTACGTCGCGCATCTTCGACAGTTTGAAAATTGATTTTTGTTGTGGCGGCAAAAAGTCGCTGGCCGACAGTTGCAAAGAGCGCGGTCTCGACGTGAATACGGTCGTGGCCATGCTGGCAGCCATCGGGCAGATGGACCAAGCAACTGGAACGAATGTGGACGGCATGACGTTGACGGAACTGTGCGAGCACATTCAAGAAGCGCATCACGCTTATTTGCGCGAGGAACTGTCCCGGTTGGATTTCATGACGCGCAAAGTTTTGGCGGTGCATGGCGAGCACGAGCCGCGATTGATCGAACTGCGAAAGGTTTTTGAAGGCTTCAACGCCGAGATGACCACGCATACGGATGAGGAGGATGAAAGCGTGTTTCCGGCGATCTGCGAATTGGAAGTCAAGGAGGCTGGCGAAAGAACCTCGAAGTTAAACCTGGCCGAGACGCTGGCGAAGATGGAGCACGAGCATGATAGCGCGGGCGAGGCTTTGGAAAAATTCCACGATTTGACGGATAACTTCACCGCCCCCGAGTGGGCGTGCAACACCTTCCGAGCGCTGTATGATGCCTTGAAGCAATTGGATGGCAACATGCATCAACACATCCACAAGGAGAACAATGTCCTGTTTCCGAAAGCGCGTAAAAAATTGGCCGCGCGTCCGCAGCCAGTCCCGGCGAATGCTTGA
- a CDS encoding ParB/RepB/Spo0J family partition protein — MSKPALGRGLGALLSGSSAVSKPAPGVPSPVITESTNTTPSSAIPVSSGSTLTPGSGSRDLVRRVPVNQVKPCAFQPRKDFPVEALQELADSIKERGIVQPLIVRMQNGQFELIAGERRWRAAQLAGLTEVPVIVREADDRAVLEMALIENLQRENLNAIEEALGFAQLINQFQLTQEAAAAKVGKSRTVVANALRLLKLPGDVQEFIRGGRLSVGHAKVILGLTDPLQQGAAAERIIKEGLNVRQTEGLVAKLTARGPARKSASPIVSADAHVANLENKIRERLGTKVALHYQNGKGKLEVSFFSEAELEGVLQILGINPD, encoded by the coding sequence ATGTCAAAACCGGCTTTGGGTCGCGGTCTTGGCGCGTTGTTAAGTGGCTCTTCGGCCGTTTCCAAACCCGCGCCGGGCGTGCCGTCTCCCGTCATTACCGAATCCACGAATACCACGCCATCGAGCGCCATCCCCGTCAGCTCGGGGAGCACGCTGACGCCGGGTTCAGGATCGCGCGACCTGGTGCGGCGCGTGCCGGTCAATCAGGTAAAACCCTGCGCCTTTCAGCCGCGTAAGGATTTCCCCGTCGAAGCGTTGCAAGAGCTGGCGGATTCAATCAAGGAACGTGGCATCGTCCAGCCCCTGATCGTCCGGATGCAAAACGGGCAGTTTGAATTGATCGCCGGGGAGCGCCGTTGGCGGGCCGCGCAACTGGCGGGTTTGACCGAAGTGCCCGTCATTGTCCGGGAAGCCGATGATCGCGCGGTCCTAGAGATGGCGCTCATCGAAAATCTGCAGCGCGAGAACTTGAACGCCATCGAGGAAGCGCTCGGATTCGCCCAATTGATCAATCAGTTTCAACTGACGCAGGAAGCGGCAGCAGCCAAGGTGGGCAAAAGCCGGACGGTCGTCGCAAACGCGCTGCGACTGCTCAAACTACCGGGCGACGTGCAGGAGTTTATTCGTGGCGGACGACTTTCCGTCGGTCACGCCAAGGTCATTCTGGGACTGACCGATCCGTTGCAACAAGGCGCCGCAGCAGAGCGGATCATCAAGGAAGGGTTGAACGTGCGGCAGACCGAGGGGCTGGTGGCCAAACTCACAGCCAGGGGACCGGCGCGAAAGTCCGCCAGTCCGATCGTGTCCGCGGACGCTCACGTCGCGAATCTGGAAAATAAAATCCGCGAGCGGCTCGGCACCAAGGTTGCCCTGCACTATCAAAACGGCAAAGGGAAACTGGAGGTCTCCTTCTTTAGCGAGGCGGAACTGGAAGGCGTGTTGCAAATCCTGGGCATCAACCCCGATTGA
- a CDS encoding PfkB family carbohydrate kinase: MTNTPELRAATAGQLQTHGTQVTALHAFVGLDGFVDEILHVVDKRESAEKYTRLPTIAQYAERLAHAAGKSTNVELIRRQTKLGGNGPIMANALASFGMRVCYLGNLGYPNIHPVFSDFTQRAEVHTLAEPGYTDALEFDDGKIMCGKLASLYDVNWENLKSRFGLEKLTARMQQAQFLGFANWTMLTGMNDIWEAVQKEVCPRLTGPRRKIFFDLADPEKRTHADVLRALKLITGFEQYFDAILGLNEKEAYEIGAHLELDTNQRTPEGLSALARQIQARLQINTVVVHPVSYALAVSAGDTALVEGPYTPKPLITTGAGDHFNAGFCLGKLLGLNNAQALLTGVSTSGFYVRTGQSPSVTDVANFQQNWPLKA; the protein is encoded by the coding sequence ATGACCAATACTCCTGAATTACGCGCCGCCACCGCGGGCCAGCTCCAAACTCACGGCACTCAAGTGACCGCACTGCACGCGTTCGTGGGCTTGGACGGTTTCGTGGATGAGATTCTGCACGTCGTGGACAAACGCGAAAGCGCCGAGAAATACACCCGCCTGCCCACCATCGCCCAATACGCGGAACGATTGGCGCACGCAGCCGGCAAGAGTACCAACGTGGAACTGATCCGGCGGCAAACCAAACTAGGCGGCAACGGTCCGATCATGGCCAACGCCCTGGCCAGTTTCGGAATGCGGGTCTGTTACCTCGGGAATCTCGGTTATCCCAACATCCATCCGGTGTTCTCAGATTTCACGCAACGCGCCGAAGTCCACACGCTGGCCGAACCGGGTTACACGGATGCGTTGGAGTTCGACGACGGCAAGATCATGTGTGGCAAACTGGCGTCGCTTTATGACGTCAATTGGGAAAATCTCAAAAGCCGGTTTGGCCTGGAAAAATTGACGGCCCGAATGCAACAGGCGCAATTCCTGGGCTTCGCGAATTGGACGATGTTGACCGGCATGAACGACATCTGGGAAGCGGTGCAAAAGGAGGTTTGTCCACGGCTCACCGGACCGCGCCGAAAAATTTTCTTCGACCTTGCCGATCCGGAAAAGCGAACGCATGCCGATGTGTTGCGCGCGTTGAAGCTCATCACCGGTTTTGAACAATACTTCGATGCGATTCTCGGCCTGAATGAGAAGGAAGCGTATGAAATCGGCGCGCACCTGGAATTAGACACCAACCAACGCACGCCGGAAGGGTTGTCGGCGCTGGCACGGCAAATTCAGGCGCGACTCCAAATCAACACGGTGGTTGTGCATCCGGTCAGTTACGCGCTGGCCGTGAGCGCCGGGGATACCGCGTTGGTGGAAGGACCCTACACGCCCAAACCGCTGATCACCACGGGCGCGGGCGATCACTTCAACGCCGGATTCTGCCTCGGAAAATTGCTCGGCTTAAACAACGCGCAAGCTTTGTTGACCGGCGTGAGCACCAGCGGATTTTACGTCCGCACCGGCCAGAGTCCCAGCGTGACGGACGTGGCCAACTTTCAGCAAAACTGGCCCCTCAAAGCGTAA
- the def gene encoding peptide deformylase has protein sequence MELSVALRPRRLKASCRMILEVVKYGHPMLRQKGPRLETVTAEHRQLIADMFETMYAAKGIGLAAQQVGRALQITVLDLRGVKDRPSTLEVDGKVLDVEKFMPLVLINPEIQPLNDPVLGPEGCLSFPELYGDVLRPEAITVKAWNAKGESFTFRCGGLLARAVQHEADHLNGILFIDRMDRKSKDEIRAELDALQTETKAALELAHKKK, from the coding sequence TTGGAATTGTCCGTCGCACTTCGCCCGCGCCGGCTCAAAGCCTCCTGTCGCATGATTTTGGAAGTGGTTAAATACGGTCATCCGATGCTGCGCCAGAAAGGGCCGCGGCTCGAAACGGTTACAGCGGAGCATCGCCAGTTGATCGCGGATATGTTCGAGACGATGTATGCCGCCAAGGGCATTGGACTGGCGGCGCAACAAGTCGGACGCGCCCTTCAAATCACCGTGTTGGATTTGCGCGGTGTCAAAGATCGCCCCTCCACGTTGGAAGTGGATGGCAAAGTCCTGGACGTGGAGAAATTCATGCCGTTGGTGCTGATCAATCCCGAAATTCAACCTCTGAACGATCCGGTGCTGGGACCGGAAGGCTGTTTGAGTTTTCCAGAACTTTACGGCGACGTGTTGCGCCCCGAAGCCATCACGGTCAAAGCGTGGAATGCCAAGGGCGAGTCGTTTACTTTTCGCTGCGGCGGATTGCTGGCGCGCGCCGTCCAGCACGAGGCGGATCATTTGAATGGGATTTTGTTCATTGACCGCATGGACCGCAAATCGAAGGACGAAATCCGCGCTGAACTGGACGCGCTGCAAACGGAAACCAAAGCGGCGCTCGAACTGGCGCACAAAAAGAAATAA
- a CDS encoding ATP-binding protein, translated as MTRQTLHDELLKRLKEKRRFLQVLAGPRQVGKTTLARQVIKSSKLPAHYASADEPSMRDRTWVEQQWDAARLMAREGKTGALLVLDEVQKISDWSTVVKLLWDADTHAALPLKVVLLGSAPLLIQRGLTESLAGRFEVIAVPHWSFAEMREAFGWNLEQYIFYGAYPGAAELITEPERWRRYIVDALIETTISRDILLLNRVDKPALLRQLFHLGCVYSSQILSYQKMLGQLTDAGNTVTLAHYLELLQGAGMVAGLSKYAHGLVRQRGSSPKLQVLNTALMTAQDNRTAAEARQDGNYWGRLVESCVGAHLLNTSFGTNIELTYWRERNQEVDFILRRGNTTVAIEVKSGRRAESLPGMAAFATHFKPKRKLLVGGQGIELAEFLTKPASHWLQ; from the coding sequence ATGACCCGCCAGACGCTCCATGACGAACTGCTGAAACGGCTCAAGGAAAAACGCCGCTTCTTGCAGGTGCTGGCCGGCCCGCGTCAGGTCGGGAAAACCACCTTGGCCAGACAGGTTATCAAGTCATCGAAGCTGCCCGCGCATTACGCCTCCGCCGACGAACCGTCCATGCGGGATCGCACCTGGGTTGAGCAACAGTGGGACGCTGCGCGATTGATGGCGCGCGAAGGCAAAACCGGCGCATTGCTGGTGCTGGACGAAGTCCAGAAAATTTCGGACTGGTCAACGGTGGTGAAATTACTGTGGGACGCGGACACGCACGCCGCTTTGCCGCTGAAGGTCGTTTTGCTTGGTTCTGCGCCGTTGCTCATTCAGCGTGGTTTGACGGAGAGCCTCGCTGGGCGGTTCGAGGTGATTGCCGTGCCGCACTGGTCGTTCGCCGAAATGCGGGAAGCCTTTGGTTGGAATCTGGAGCAATACATTTTCTATGGCGCATATCCCGGCGCGGCCGAATTGATCACGGAGCCGGAACGGTGGCGGCGGTATATCGTGGATGCCCTCATTGAGACCACGATCTCACGCGACATTCTCTTGCTGAATCGCGTGGACAAGCCCGCGCTGTTACGACAATTGTTCCATCTTGGTTGCGTCTATTCCAGCCAGATTCTTTCCTATCAGAAAATGCTCGGCCAGCTTACGGACGCGGGCAACACCGTCACGCTCGCACACTATTTGGAATTGCTCCAAGGGGCGGGCATGGTCGCGGGGCTTTCCAAGTATGCTCATGGACTCGTTCGCCAGCGCGGGTCGAGTCCAAAATTGCAGGTGCTCAACACGGCGTTGATGACCGCGCAGGACAACCGGACAGCGGCAGAAGCCCGGCAGGATGGCAATTATTGGGGTCGGTTGGTCGAGTCCTGCGTCGGGGCACACCTGCTTAACACCAGCTTCGGCACCAACATCGAGTTGACGTATTGGAGGGAACGGAATCAGGAAGTGGATTTCATCCTGCGCCGGGGTAACACAACCGTGGCCATCGAAGTGAAAAGCGGACGGCGTGCTGAATCGTTGCCGGGGATGGCGGCTTTCGCCACGCATTTCAAACCCAAGCGCAAACTCCTCGTGGGTGGACAGGGAATTGAACTGGCTGAATTTCTAACGAAGCCGGCCAGTCATTGGCTGCAATAG
- a CDS encoding ankyrin repeat domain-containing protein, protein MKQTRTSNRVADSGTEHRGRGFVSLLLRWFFHRFIESVFGMTRKYGESEPLHRAVERRQETRVRELIQKGITVDARDRRHVTPLMVAAEKGYDELVELLIQSGADINAKDRASGFEEGRRSSLHRACDAGQADMVERLLKLGADPDCLSQSFQTPLFLALLLERRDIAMRLLEHGASPNGPEKACQPPLVTAAANNDLVMIKELLKRGANPNCGALAATRSVECARELLRHGADVNAQDVDGNTPLLKNVRFAESELIRCYLDAGADVNVKDREEMPALMHLTDNPKVEIAELLLAAGAEVNAPTRSGVTILDHILGDTSHRHRKARQALVQHLRTKGAKTGRELRAQRQIPRKQQEDHRIDKEPSNSTITSGDEQFAKLRQMETNGANYALDTEDIIARLKAWQSLCSFRIVDAKHDTVVLEFDSLPADLDAFVKDLSEFCPDLIDQGAQCLPDLIDAQMKKGGPVPAEMESLVEGVDFQNEDFGPEILKRQLQQQRKLTLWWD, encoded by the coding sequence GTGAAACAAACGAGGACCTCAAATCGAGTTGCAGATTCTGGAACTGAGCACAGGGGACGCGGTTTCGTCTCGCTTCTTTTGCGGTGGTTCTTTCATCGCTTTATCGAGAGCGTGTTTGGAATGACGAGAAAATATGGTGAAAGCGAGCCACTCCACCGCGCAGTGGAGCGGAGACAGGAAACCCGTGTCCGTGAATTGATTCAGAAAGGTATTACGGTTGACGCTCGTGATCGCCGCCATGTGACGCCTCTCATGGTCGCAGCGGAGAAAGGCTACGACGAACTTGTGGAACTTCTGATCCAATCTGGTGCGGACATCAATGCGAAGGACCGTGCTAGTGGTTTCGAGGAGGGGCGGCGCTCTTCCCTCCACAGGGCGTGTGACGCAGGGCAGGCAGATATGGTCGAACGTTTGCTGAAATTGGGGGCAGACCCTGACTGCCTCAGTCAATCATTTCAGACACCTCTTTTTCTAGCCCTGTTGCTGGAAAGGCGGGACATCGCGATGCGTTTGTTGGAGCACGGCGCAAGCCCCAACGGGCCGGAAAAGGCTTGTCAACCACCTCTCGTTACCGCCGCTGCGAACAATGATCTGGTGATGATTAAAGAATTGCTGAAACGCGGAGCGAATCCAAATTGCGGTGCGCTGGCCGCGACAAGGTCGGTGGAATGCGCACGCGAACTCTTGCGACATGGGGCGGATGTCAACGCCCAAGATGTGGACGGCAATACCCCATTGCTGAAAAACGTTCGGTTTGCCGAGTCCGAACTGATCCGATGCTACCTCGATGCCGGAGCCGACGTGAACGTCAAGGACAGGGAGGAAATGCCTGCTTTGATGCACCTGACGGATAATCCAAAGGTGGAAATTGCAGAGCTTCTTTTGGCCGCAGGCGCTGAAGTGAATGCACCGACGCGGTCTGGTGTGACCATTCTTGATCACATCCTCGGCGATACCTCCCATCGCCACAGAAAGGCCAGGCAAGCGTTGGTTCAGCACCTCCGCACGAAAGGTGCAAAGACCGGCCGTGAATTAAGGGCACAGCGCCAGATTCCAAGAAAGCAGCAAGAAGACCACCGAATAGACAAGGAACCAAGCAATAGCACGATAACAAGTGGGGATGAGCAGTTCGCCAAGCTGCGGCAGATGGAAACCAACGGCGCGAATTACGCCCTCGATACGGAGGACATCATTGCCCGCCTAAAGGCATGGCAATCCCTGTGTTCATTCAGGATCGTGGATGCGAAGCACGACACAGTTGTCCTCGAATTTGATTCCCTGCCAGCCGATTTGGATGCGTTCGTAAAGGATCTGTCTGAGTTTTGCCCCGATTTGATTGACCAAGGGGCACAGTGTTTGCCGGATTTGATTGATGCGCAGATGAAGAAAGGCGGCCCAGTCCCTGCTGAAATGGAATCGCTCGTTGAGGGGGTGGATTTTCAGAATGAGGACTTCGGGCCTGAAATCCTAAAACGCCAATTGCAGCAACAGCGAAAGCTGACCCTTTGGTGGGATTGA